The sequence below is a genomic window from Plutella xylostella chromosome 14, ilPluXylo3.1, whole genome shotgun sequence.
TATGGTAGAGCAGACATTAGTAGGTGGGTACTTAGTTTTCTCTACCCACACCACAAAACTAAAGTTTTCCGACTCTCTGAATAGCATTTATAGTAGATATGTCGTCGTGTTGTATTGTAGCTTACTGTAGAGAAAGGGGGGTGCACAAAATTCCACAAAACGAAACAAGACGGGCAAAATGGATGGAAGCATTAAAAGAATTAAAGCCTggattaaacataaaaaagcatTCAAGAATATGCCCCGGCCACTTCAAACCATCAGACTACCTCTTAGGtaatactacttacttattcttgctcattcagtaggtaggtaattaaaacaatctttttaataattattatctttaactAAACCTGaggcattttattttataggtaaatcAAGGAAAATGCTAAAAAAAGAAGCTGTTccaagtgtatttttttgggatTATTCAATCAAAATGACTAAAGAAGACCCaacccaaaaaaaaacctatcgAAGAAGTAAGcacatattatttacttacttataactaTCTTGTAACTTAACTTTGTATATAGCTCCCATCAGACCATTCAGTTATATGCTAGACAATACACGCTCATtatgttaagtacttaattatatatacttacttacaaaaattataatttacagcTCCTCCAGTTGCATTTGTAGAAGAGCAACcatataataacattttttcATGTTCCTCCAATGAAGACCCTTTACTCATGAACTTTGAAAACTCAGACCTTGATAATTCTTCAAATTATGGTACGCCAGAACACATTTCCTTAGAAATTGATATTGCAGAAGAATTAGCAATACCATCATCAAAAGTCATCGAAGATAGATTATTGAATAATATTGAGAAACAAGATATGTCAGCACAAACTGaggattataattataattacttattttttttataattatattaattacttgGGTCCGGTTTATGTCATTGCAGTGGAAACAAATAGATATATGGATAGATAAAGAAACCGTTAAAGCATATATGCCGTTAGACTTTTATGATAAGTATCCATCCACAAGGGTAATAATAGATGCTACTGAGTTCCCTgtaaaaaaaccaaaattacCTTTTGCTCAACAGGTAACATTTTCATCATACAAAAACCGCAATACAGTAAAGGCTCTCATTGGAATTACTCCAAGTGGCTTGATCTCTTACGTGTCTCCATGCTATGGTGGTTCAGCCACTGACAGGCAGATCATAGAGCGAAGTTCTATTCTAAGAAAATTTGATTATAACGACGAAATTATGGTGGATAAAGGCCTGAATGTACAAGACATTTTCGTACCATATGGTGTAAAAGTTAATATGCCATCATTTTTTAGAAAAGGCAATCAAATTCTATCTGAGACACTGATCTCAAATAGAAAAGTGGCAAGCAAACGAGTACATATCGAAAGAATCATTGGGTTGttaaaaacgtataaaattttgtgtcAACCTATGAACCAAacagaaacaattttatcaagTGACATTGTTTTTATATGTTCTATGTTAGTTAATTTTCGGTCAAgcatcattaataaaaatgcttgagacaaattaatattttataatgattagtttaagtacttatatgtaaaattatacaaatagtTAAGATAGGTAACTAGATACATAACTATGTAGTTAAGTATGCTATAGACTTAATGTAAGATCATTTTCCATAAGCATACaaataagatttaaataattatgatacatgaaaaatatagttatgtaggtataaatggGAAAGATTAAAACTGTTCTAATCTTTAACAAAAAACACAGGCAAAGGCAGaataattagtaaaataaaatttgtttgaGAACTTATCTACACTGGTTTATTAAGTAGGTCAAAGTAAACTATTACAAATGTtatcaaatttttttattataaagataTTTTCTAATTAAAACTTCTGTAAAATGATCTACATAAaagtgttttaattttttaatcatattattaataaaagtattgtccctttctattattaatattttaaaatcactAATTGTGTACACTCCAAAGTATGTCCTTTTTCTTCCAGTACACATCATTTGACCTTGTACTTGGTAAAAGTAATCGTGGtctttatttagttttaataatcCACGTTTTTTCACATAAATTGATGTATGGCACAGTTTCCGGTGAGATCATTAGGTTCTTTGCGGTATAAGGACACTTCACTTCTAGCACACAGTCTTCTTCAACTAGCCTGTCTGGTGTGCTCGCCAGGAATTGATGTTCCCTGTTAATGATTATTCCACATTTTTTCGTTTTTAAGCCCGTTTGTTTTTCAAATTCCCGTACTGCTACATCTTCATATTTTATTCCATGTTTAATTGGTGCACAGAATAAATCAATTTGACTAACTAATGACTTtgccatatttttttcattaccCCGGGCCTTACATATTCTTCCATAGTTGGAACTATGTAGTCTCATAAGACGTTCCCCTTTCCatcttttttttatcttttcttGTAATATCTTCTATGGCACACAGCTCTTCTTCTGTGAGGTTTAATAGGTTATCCATAAATTCTTGCTCTACACTCTTTTCTAAATAGTCGTGGTCATTAAAAACGGCTTTCTTATTAGCGGGTTTGCATAACTGGACTATAGGCATGATGGAAGTATCGTTTTTGTTCAACCCACAGAAGTTTATGATTGCTGATTTGAAATCTGAAGTATAGTCAGTAGCTGTTTGTTTTTCCCGTTCCGTCATTGGCCTTGGGTCAAACTGGGCCatttctttataatttttgtcctctgattttaatttaaggtCTTCAGCTCTAACTGGATCGCCAGAGTGTAATCTCCTTGGCTGGTGGAATGTTTGGAGACGATTGGTAATACttgttttcattttaattcTTCGGTGTTGAACCATGTCCGTGATGCCTATTAACACCACTAAAATGTGTTTACATTGTCCATATGGCCCCATTCCTGCAGCACATTCACATTGGGTTTCTAAAATCAAATGACTTTTTGCTTTTACTGTTACATTGTATACAATATGTTTCCTCATCTCTGATGCAACCATGCCAGTAATATAATAGTCAGCATTAAAAAAAGCTACTCTGCatgacattaaaaaatattcgtcaTACATATTCAGAGACGTCTTTAAGTTTTCCCTCCCTGAGAGCTGGGAAAACAATTCTATATCAGCCATATCCAAATCAGGTATAGCCGAGTTACTCGTAATATCTCGGAAACTTTTAGGTTCCGGcacttttattttgaatacgACTTCCGAGTCGGTTACAACTGGTCCAAACAGCTTATCGTAATCTTCAAGTCTgtaacaataaacaaatagtTCAGTATGTATGAAAAGGCAGTgtatagtcgtttgcaatagaatccaacaattatgtaaacaaaccaaattgtcacgattactccgtaatcacatacatttgacgatcaattatgaacatagtctgatttcaacgaacgcaccattgttttcacattatcttcaacacgatttaacttgtatttataagttaaatttgttaaaacatttgcaacgtaaaaatttcgaagtatttgacaagctgtcatcttagttttttactcatcgaactctataagtcattgaaaagttagtgttgttcgtaatctgaagttatcttttaattttaatttaataaattattttaatttaatattatttgaatacaataaaaaataattttcaagagcttaatatacttaaccaaaacgaaaaaaggaagaggaagaaatgaaaaagctcgacggcattttagacacggcaagcgatgacacagtggttccatttataattacggtcaccggcgacacttctgatagtgatgatgaagaagacgaagatttaaatttgttttaataaacacttttttatatataatcagttttattttatggtctatggcttatatatttaatctaattagaacactatgacatcactatgggcataaacaatacgctgtcaatgtcagtccgccatatttgtttacatgattgttggattctattgcaaacgactatagCTG
It includes:
- the LOC105391756 gene encoding uncharacterized protein LOC105391756 — protein: MSSCCIVAYCRERGVHKIPQNETRRAKWMEALKELKPGLNIKKHSRICPGHFKPSDYLLGKSRKMLKKEAVPSVFFWDYSIKMTKEDPTQKKTYRRTPPVAFVEEQPYNNIFSCSSNEDPLLMNFENSDLDNSSNYGNIFIIQKPQYSKGSHWNYSKWLDLLRVSMLWWFSH
- the LOC119694264 gene encoding uncharacterized protein LOC119694264 encodes the protein MGSWSTVRLKDELRKRKAKLSGKKAVLVQRLEDYDKLFGPVVTDSEVVFKIKVPEPKSFRDITSNSAIPDLDMADIELFSQLSGRENLKTSLNMYDEYFLMSCRVAFFNADYYITGMVASEMRKHIVYNVTVKAKSHLILETQCECAAGMGPYGQCKHILVVLIGITDMVQHRRIKMKTSITNRLQTFHQPRRLHSGDPVRAEDLKLKSEDKNYKEMAQFDPRPMTEREKQTATDYTSDFKSAIINFCGLNKNDTSIMPIVQLCKPANKKAVFNDHDYLEKSVEQEFMDNLLNLTEEELCAIEDITRKDKKKMERGTSYETT